One genomic segment of Coffea arabica cultivar ET-39 chromosome 6e, Coffea Arabica ET-39 HiFi, whole genome shotgun sequence includes these proteins:
- the LOC140009787 gene encoding endoribonuclease Dicer homolog 2-like: protein MIEMKTVADVIEALIGVFLCSTSEIAALAFMEWLGIEVDSIYVPYIRPLPANPGEVVDLRFFETRLNQYSFHDASLLAEALTHGSYTRPENPRCYKRLEFLGDAVLDYLITMHLHNEHPNLSSRLLTDLRSASVNNDCYARTAIKAGLHQHILLHDSQHLKRRILTIVKNFKQSSQDSTSGWESEPVIKILADIIESLAGAIYVDSGYDKEVVFQSIKPLLEPLVTPETLKLQPGRELKELCEKENFVRKEEDGKLEVNANGAIYVCGLTAANKKTAEKIASMRILEMLKKNYDAGESHIQPRLSCDIRQVR from the exons ATGATTGAAATGAAGACCGTTGCTGATGTAATTGAGGCCCTCATTGGTGTATTCCTTTGCTCTACCAGTGAAATAGCAGCCTTAGCGTTTATGGAGTGGCTTGGTATTGAAGTTGACTCTATTTATGTGCCTTACATAAGGCCACTCCCTGCAAATCCAGGGGAGGTGGTCGATCTCAGATTTTTCGAGACTCGTTTGAATCAATACTCATTCCATGATGCTTCTCTCCTTGCTGAAGCACTTACTCATGGTTCTTACACGCGACCTGAGAACCCCAGATGCTATAAG CGTCTAGAATTTCTTGGGGATGCGGTGCTGGATTATCTCATCACCATGCACCTCCATAATGAGCATCCCAATTTGTCTTCTCGATTATTAACCGATTTAAGGTCAGCTTCTGTGAACAATGACTGCTATGCACGAACTGCAATTAAAGCTGGACTTCATCAGCACATTCTACTACATGATTCACAACACCTGAAGCGGCGCATTCTCACTATTGTTAAAAATTTTAAGCAATCATCACAAGACTCGACTTCTGGGTGGGAGTCAGAGCCAGTAATCAAG ATTCTTGCAGATATTATAGAATCTCTTGCCGGGGCTATATACGTTGATTCTGGATATGACAAAGAGGTTGTATTTCAAAGCATAAAGCCACTTCTTGAGCCTCTGGTTACCCCTGAGACACTAAAGCTCCAACCTGGGAGGGAACTGAAGGAATTGTGTGAGAAGGAGAACTTTGTCAGGAAGGAGGAGGATGGCAAGCTTGAGGTTAATGCAAATGGTGCCATTTATGTTTGTGGACTAACTGCAGCAAACAAGAAGACAGCAGAAAAAATAGCATCCATGAGAATTCTGGAGATGCTAAAGAAAAATTATGACGCCGGGGAGAGCCACATACAACCTCGCCTGTCTTGTGATATCAGACAAGTCAGATAG